A single Mercenaria mercenaria strain notata chromosome 9, MADL_Memer_1, whole genome shotgun sequence DNA region contains:
- the LOC123548099 gene encoding homeobox protein Nkx-6.2-like isoform X1, translated as MLDYCSSSSSSPRYQSPSPTMTSLPYSMAEMMSSANMAANMAAAESQRQSAFVLSSPQLAALHNMTEMKTPRSCSSPPNLQSPYSNYSQSSLKQLSIAMSQSGTSHRISDILNRPLVQNPLGLPQLNASMYLNSQAGFKLAELPGRAPIYWPGMIGGPNWRPSSGNMIIDKDGKKKHTRPTFSGQQIFALEKTFEQTKYLAGPERARLAYALGMSESQVKVWFQNRRTKWRKKHAAEMASAKKKQEFAESMDDGSDQEDDIADC; from the exons ATGTTAGACTACTGCTCAAGTTCTAGTTCTTCACCGCGGTACCAGTCACCGAGTCCAACAATGACGTCATTACCTTACAGTATGGCAGAAATGATGTCGTCTGCTAATATGGCCGCCAATATGGCTGCCGCTGAAAGTCAAAGACAATCTGCATTTGTGCTAAGCAGTCCGCAACTGGCGGCTTTACATAATATGACAGAAATGAAGACTCCTAGATCGTGTTCAAGCCCGCCAAATCTACAGAGTCCCTATTCAAACTATTCACAATCGTCGTTAAAACAGTTAAGTATAGCCATGTCACAAAGCGGCACTTCACATCGTATCTCAGACATTTTGAATCGTCCACTCGTGCAAAATCCTCTCGGACTTCCGCAGTTGAATGCAAGCATGTACCTCAATTCTCAAGCCGGATTCAAACTCGCCGAGCTTCCAGGACGGGCACCAATCTATTGGCCTGGCATGATCGGGGGACCAAACTGGAGACCGTCtt caGGGAATATGATCATAGACAAAGATGGCAAGAAGAAACACACGAGGCCCACATTTTCTGGGCAACAGATTTTTGCCCTCGAGAAAACGTTCGAGCAGACGAAATATTTGGCGGGACCGGAAAGAGCGAGATTAGCATACGCACTGGGCATGTCGGAAAGTCAGGTCAAG GTATGGTTCCAAAACAGACGAACAAAATGGCGGAAGAAGCATGCGGCGGAAATGGCGTCagcaaaaaagaaacaagaattcGCAGAATCAATGGATGATGGTTCCGACCAGGAAGACGACATAGCAGATTGTTGA
- the LOC123548099 gene encoding homeobox protein Nkx-6.2-like isoform X2: MLDYCSSSSSSPRYQSPSPTMTSLPYSMAEMMSSANMAANMAAAESQRQSAFVLSSPQLAALHNMTEMKTPRSCSSPPNLQSPYSNYSQSSLKQLSIAMSQSGTSHRISDILNRPLVQNPLGLPQLNASMYLNSQAGFKLAELPGRAPIYWPGMIGGPNWRPSWNMIIDKDGKKKHTRPTFSGQQIFALEKTFEQTKYLAGPERARLAYALGMSESQVKVWFQNRRTKWRKKHAAEMASAKKKQEFAESMDDGSDQEDDIADC, encoded by the exons ATGTTAGACTACTGCTCAAGTTCTAGTTCTTCACCGCGGTACCAGTCACCGAGTCCAACAATGACGTCATTACCTTACAGTATGGCAGAAATGATGTCGTCTGCTAATATGGCCGCCAATATGGCTGCCGCTGAAAGTCAAAGACAATCTGCATTTGTGCTAAGCAGTCCGCAACTGGCGGCTTTACATAATATGACAGAAATGAAGACTCCTAGATCGTGTTCAAGCCCGCCAAATCTACAGAGTCCCTATTCAAACTATTCACAATCGTCGTTAAAACAGTTAAGTATAGCCATGTCACAAAGCGGCACTTCACATCGTATCTCAGACATTTTGAATCGTCCACTCGTGCAAAATCCTCTCGGACTTCCGCAGTTGAATGCAAGCATGTACCTCAATTCTCAAGCCGGATTCAAACTCGCCGAGCTTCCAGGACGGGCACCAATCTATTGGCCTGGCATGATCGGGGGACCAAACTGGAGACCGTCtt GGAATATGATCATAGACAAAGATGGCAAGAAGAAACACACGAGGCCCACATTTTCTGGGCAACAGATTTTTGCCCTCGAGAAAACGTTCGAGCAGACGAAATATTTGGCGGGACCGGAAAGAGCGAGATTAGCATACGCACTGGGCATGTCGGAAAGTCAGGTCAAG GTATGGTTCCAAAACAGACGAACAAAATGGCGGAAGAAGCATGCGGCGGAAATGGCGTCagcaaaaaagaaacaagaattcGCAGAATCAATGGATGATGGTTCCGACCAGGAAGACGACATAGCAGATTGTTGA